A window of the Bacteroidetes Order II. bacterium genome harbors these coding sequences:
- a CDS encoding aminotransferase class I/II-fold pyridoxal phosphate-dependent enzyme, whose amino-acid sequence MADTQKHAQFAAQRNRNDISLFKKAERFFDPDGDYARVTGAGLYPYFRPIQRNEGARAVINGREIIMAGSNNYLGLTSDPRVKTAAKEAIDKYGTGCTGSRFLNGTLDIHIELEEKLARYMNKEACVLYSTGYMTNQGVLSSLASKGDFIFSDKDNHACIVAGQQVSLAETKRFNHNDMKHLRRLLERVSEEHPHVGKLIVSDGVFSMSGSVAKVPELAALAEEFGAALLLDDAHAFGVIGEGGRGSAAYFNLEDKCHLTTGTFSKSFASLGGFCVGDYDVIEYIRHTSSTHIFSASMPPANVATVLKCLEILETETWRLDRLWEISDYMRKGFAELGFNVWKSQSPVIPVVVGDMWTCFQFWTDLLEEGVFVNAVIPPAVPPGQSLMRTSYMASHTNEDLDFILSAFEKVGKKHGVIGPKAL is encoded by the coding sequence ATGGCCGATACGCAAAAGCACGCCCAATTTGCTGCCCAAAGAAACCGTAATGATATCTCGCTTTTTAAAAAGGCGGAACGTTTTTTTGACCCTGATGGCGATTATGCCCGTGTTACAGGTGCGGGTTTATACCCCTATTTTCGTCCTATTCAACGGAACGAAGGCGCACGTGCCGTGATAAATGGCCGCGAAATCATTATGGCAGGCTCCAATAATTATTTGGGACTCACCTCCGATCCTCGCGTGAAAACAGCAGCCAAAGAAGCCATAGACAAATATGGGACGGGGTGTACGGGTAGCCGTTTTCTGAATGGAACGTTAGACATCCATATTGAATTGGAAGAAAAATTGGCCCGCTACATGAACAAAGAGGCCTGTGTGTTATACTCTACAGGGTATATGACCAATCAGGGCGTTTTGTCCAGTTTGGCAAGTAAAGGCGATTTTATTTTTTCCGATAAAGACAATCACGCCTGCATCGTAGCTGGACAACAAGTCTCGCTTGCAGAAACAAAACGGTTCAACCACAATGACATGAAGCACCTGCGGCGGTTATTAGAGCGGGTGAGTGAGGAGCATCCTCATGTGGGCAAACTCATTGTCTCGGACGGTGTTTTCTCCATGAGTGGATCGGTGGCAAAAGTGCCAGAATTGGCTGCACTGGCCGAGGAATTTGGGGCAGCCCTTTTATTAGACGATGCCCACGCTTTTGGGGTGATTGGAGAGGGTGGGCGTGGCTCGGCGGCCTATTTTAATTTGGAAGATAAATGCCATCTTACTACAGGAACCTTCTCGAAGAGTTTCGCCTCGCTGGGTGGTTTTTGTGTGGGCGATTATGATGTAATCGAATATATCCGGCATACGTCTTCCACGCATATTTTTAGTGCCTCTATGCCACCTGCAAACGTGGCTACGGTGCTGAAGTGTCTCGAAATCTTGGAGACAGAAACCTGGCGTTTGGATCGTCTTTGGGAGATTTCAGATTATATGCGGAAAGGCTTTGCCGAACTTGGCTTTAATGTATGGAAAAGCCAATCGCCTGTCATTCCAGTAGTTGTGGGTGATATGTGGACGTGCTTCCAGTTTTGGACTGATTTGCTTGAGGAAGGCGTTTTTGTGAATGCGGTCATTCCGCCCGCTGTTCCTCCGGGGCAATCGCTGATGCGGACTTCGTATATGGCCTCGCATACCAACGAAGATTTGGACTTTATTTTGTCAGCTTTCGAAAAGGTGGGCAAAAAACATGGCGTCATTGGCCCCAAAGCGCTCTGA
- a CDS encoding ParB/RepB/Spo0J family partition protein has translation MAKKPALGKGLNALLPNAPVGNEVLSGAENPVAAHLYRYDDKSRALGRVAEIEISQIRPNPYQPRRDFDEQALEDLASSIRQLGIIQPITVRAGGDGEGYELISGERRWRASRRAGLSKIPAYIREADSEAMLEMAIVENVQREDLNPIDVALGYNRLMEECGLTQEQVAEKVGKDRSTITNFLRLLKLPPTVQAALRDGSLSNGHARALLPLPDAQVQAAFLKLIQDQALSVRNTEDRVRAYLRKLKEAEEEPETSAIPSVDELQVNEFTNRLRTYMSTKVDIKHRQDGTGRVEIAYYSQDDLERIMDLLMNK, from the coding sequence ATGGCAAAGAAACCAGCCCTTGGCAAGGGGTTAAACGCCCTCCTTCCAAATGCTCCTGTCGGTAATGAGGTCCTTTCCGGTGCCGAAAACCCGGTTGCAGCCCACTTATACCGATACGACGACAAGTCGCGGGCCTTGGGCCGCGTGGCCGAGATCGAAATTAGTCAGATTCGGCCCAATCCCTATCAACCACGCCGCGACTTCGACGAGCAGGCATTAGAAGACCTGGCCTCTTCCATCCGGCAATTAGGCATTATTCAGCCGATTACTGTACGGGCTGGTGGAGACGGCGAGGGGTATGAACTAATCTCTGGGGAACGCCGCTGGCGGGCATCCCGGCGGGCGGGCTTATCCAAAATTCCTGCTTATATCCGTGAGGCCGACTCCGAGGCGATGCTGGAAATGGCCATTGTGGAAAACGTGCAGCGCGAAGACCTCAATCCGATTGATGTGGCACTGGGGTACAACCGTCTGATGGAGGAGTGTGGTCTTACACAAGAACAAGTGGCCGAAAAAGTGGGCAAAGACCGTTCTACGATCACCAATTTTCTACGCCTTCTTAAACTCCCACCTACAGTTCAGGCCGCATTGCGCGATGGTTCCCTCTCCAATGGTCATGCACGTGCCCTTTTACCGCTGCCCGATGCGCAGGTGCAAGCGGCTTTCCTCAAGTTGATTCAGGATCAGGCACTTTCTGTCCGAAATACCGAAGACCGCGTCCGAGCCTATCTCCGAAAACTGAAAGAAGCCGAAGAAGAACCAGAGACATCGGCCATACCCAGTGTGGATGAACTTCAGGTAAATGAGTTTACCAATCGCTTGCGCACTTATATGAGCACAAAAGTGGATATTAAACACCGACAAGATGGAACCGGACGTGTAGAAATTGCCTACTACTCGCAAGATGATTTAGAGCGCATCATGGACTTGCTCATGAACAAATAA
- a CDS encoding ParA family protein: MGKVIAIANQKGGVGKTTSAVNIASSLAAMEFATVLIDMDPQANSTSALGVNPREVPTSVYEVLVGNVPMQEVVLQTEMPHLDLVPSHINLVGAELEMIDLPEREHVLLKALKQLRTQYQFIIIDCPPSLGLLTLNALTGSNSVIIPVQSEYFALEGLGQLLNTIKLVRQNLNPALEIEGVLLTMFDARLRLSNQVASEVRRYFGDKVFTTMIHRNVRISEAPSFGKPVILYDATSIGTRNYMAVSKEIIQNNLAQFTASAGKTTPKAAEHSAQEPEA, from the coding sequence ATGGGAAAAGTTATTGCCATCGCCAATCAAAAGGGCGGCGTAGGGAAAACAACGTCTGCGGTTAATATTGCCTCGTCATTGGCTGCCATGGAATTTGCAACCGTGCTGATTGATATGGACCCGCAGGCAAACTCTACTTCGGCATTGGGTGTTAATCCGCGCGAAGTCCCTACATCGGTTTATGAAGTGCTGGTTGGAAATGTGCCGATGCAGGAAGTGGTGCTCCAAACCGAGATGCCGCATTTAGACCTGGTTCCAAGTCATATTAACTTGGTAGGGGCCGAATTGGAAATGATAGATTTGCCGGAGCGGGAGCATGTGCTGTTGAAAGCCCTCAAACAACTCCGAACCCAATACCAGTTTATTATTATAGATTGTCCGCCTTCGTTGGGATTACTCACGCTGAATGCTTTGACAGGTTCAAATTCAGTGATTATCCCGGTACAGTCCGAGTATTTTGCCTTAGAAGGATTGGGTCAGTTGTTGAATACCATCAAATTAGTTCGCCAAAACCTGAATCCGGCCCTCGAAATCGAAGGGGTCTTGCTGACGATGTTTGATGCCCGTCTCCGACTCTCGAATCAAGTGGCTTCGGAAGTACGGCGCTACTTCGGAGACAAGGTTTTTACCACCATGATTCATCGAAATGTCCGAATTTCGGAAGCGCCCAGTTTTGGAAAACCTGTTATCTTATATGATGCAACCAGTATTGGGACCCGAAACTATATGGCGGTATCAAAGGAAATTATCCAAAATAACTTAGCCCAGTTTACGGCATCAGCGGGGAAAACAACCCCAAAAGCAGCCGAGCACTCCGCCCAAGAGCCTGAAGCATAA
- a CDS encoding FAD-dependent oxidoreductase, with translation MSIVLGSPEKPYRVAIIGAGPAGFYTAIELLKNTSHYLYVDMFERLPAPFGLVRHGVAPDHLSIKNVTSKYSAIFRSDRVRLFGNVHYGKDLFHEDLRHLYDAVVYTVGAQADRQMGIPGEFLPGSLSATEFVAWYNGHPDFVSLNPNLSVPSVAVIGMGNVALDVARILAKSGDELHPSDMAEHALNALRASQIRDIYILGRRGPIQAKWTLPELKEMEHLEVADLVVQQDAMLLDAHSEKERITDRIAAKNFAQLQVYAARPLENKLRRVHFRFWASPVEICETNGWASCLRVEQTRLDEAGKLRGTGLFETIPVGMVLRSVGYKGVALPGLPFDEANGVIPNQKGRIYNPETGHFIPHEYVAGWIKRGATGVIGTNKMCGVETAHSVLEDLRQAAQRAYSQEDVAALLHRRKTKFLTFNDWEILDEHEKEQGTASGRPRIKVVEAEKALKIASRRKGV, from the coding sequence ATGTCAATCGTTCTTGGAAGTCCGGAAAAGCCTTATCGTGTTGCCATCATTGGGGCTGGCCCGGCCGGATTTTATACCGCCATCGAATTGCTTAAAAATACGTCTCACTATCTGTATGTAGATATGTTCGAGCGGCTACCAGCGCCCTTTGGCTTGGTTCGACATGGGGTAGCACCAGACCACCTGTCCATCAAAAACGTGACCAGTAAGTATTCCGCCATTTTTAGGTCAGACCGAGTACGGCTTTTTGGAAACGTCCATTATGGGAAAGACCTTTTTCATGAAGACCTGCGACATCTTTATGATGCGGTGGTCTATACTGTTGGTGCCCAGGCAGACCGCCAAATGGGTATTCCAGGCGAGTTCTTACCAGGAAGTTTATCTGCAACTGAATTTGTGGCTTGGTATAATGGCCACCCAGATTTCGTGTCCTTAAACCCGAATTTATCTGTTCCGTCGGTAGCAGTCATTGGAATGGGGAATGTTGCGTTAGATGTTGCCCGAATTCTGGCAAAATCTGGCGATGAGCTGCATCCAAGCGATATGGCTGAACATGCCCTAAACGCCCTAAGGGCCAGTCAGATTCGGGATATTTATATTCTTGGACGACGCGGGCCGATTCAGGCAAAATGGACCCTACCAGAACTGAAGGAAATGGAACATCTGGAAGTAGCCGATTTGGTGGTACAACAAGATGCAATGCTCTTGGATGCCCACAGCGAAAAAGAACGGATTACAGATAGGATCGCCGCCAAAAACTTTGCCCAACTTCAGGTATATGCGGCAAGACCCCTTGAAAATAAACTCCGAAGGGTACACTTTCGCTTTTGGGCCTCGCCCGTCGAGATTTGTGAAACCAATGGCTGGGCTTCGTGTTTGCGGGTAGAACAAACGCGCTTAGACGAAGCAGGAAAATTACGCGGAACGGGTCTCTTTGAAACCATTCCAGTGGGGATGGTCTTGCGTTCAGTCGGATATAAAGGTGTTGCCTTACCTGGCTTACCTTTTGATGAAGCCAATGGGGTGATCCCCAACCAAAAAGGCCGTATTTATAACCCAGAAACAGGACACTTTATTCCGCATGAATATGTGGCGGGTTGGATAAAACGAGGCGCAACGGGGGTTATTGGTACCAACAAAATGTGTGGCGTAGAGACGGCTCATTCTGTATTGGAAGACCTTCGCCAAGCCGCACAACGCGCCTATTCCCAAGAAGATGTCGCTGCATTGCTCCATCGCCGGAAAACTAAATTTCTTACGTTTAACGACTGGGAAATATTAGACGAGCACGAGAAAGAACAAGGCACTGCATCCGGACGGCCCCGTATTAAGGTTGTCGAGGCCGAAAAGGCATTAAAAATTGCCTCACGACGGAAGGGTGTGTGA
- a CDS encoding SDR family oxidoreductase yields MPIVTITGASQGLGAATAYAFAQEPNAKLTLLARNKIKLDAVAQACRAFGCEAEAIVCDVTNEAEVQEVAQFVLQRWGATDVLINNAGLFLPGPLLETSSKDFEQQVLVNLTSAFYVTQAFLPAMQVQKRGHLFFMASIASLRAYPGGGAYTAAKHGLLGLARAFREETKSVGIRVTTLMPGATLTPSWDGVDLPEERFMRPEDIAQTIRNIWHLSDRSVVEEVILRPQLGDI; encoded by the coding sequence ATGCCCATCGTGACCATAACTGGCGCCAGTCAAGGACTTGGAGCAGCCACTGCGTATGCATTTGCGCAAGAACCCAATGCCAAGCTGACCTTATTGGCACGTAACAAAATAAAATTAGATGCGGTTGCCCAAGCCTGCCGTGCGTTTGGGTGCGAAGCCGAGGCAATCGTCTGTGACGTGACGAATGAGGCAGAGGTACAAGAAGTTGCACAGTTTGTTTTGCAACGCTGGGGAGCAACCGATGTTTTAATCAATAATGCTGGATTATTTTTGCCTGGGCCGCTATTAGAAACTTCTTCCAAGGACTTTGAGCAACAGGTATTGGTTAATCTGACCAGTGCCTTTTATGTAACACAAGCCTTTTTGCCTGCCATGCAGGTCCAAAAACGGGGACACCTCTTTTTTATGGCCTCTATCGCTTCCCTACGGGCATATCCGGGTGGAGGCGCATACACCGCTGCCAAACATGGGCTTTTGGGATTGGCACGGGCATTTAGGGAAGAAACCAAGTCAGTAGGTATCAGGGTTACCACGCTCATGCCCGGCGCTACCCTCACACCCAGTTGGGACGGAGTGGATTTGCCAGAAGAGCGGTTTATGCGCCCCGAAGACATTGCCCAAACCATACGTAACATATGGCATTTATCGGACCGCTCAGTGGTCGAAGAGGTCATCCTTCGCCCCCAGTTAGGAGACATTTAA